In a single window of the Drosophila subpulchrella strain 33 F10 #4 breed RU33 chromosome X, RU_Dsub_v1.1 Primary Assembly, whole genome shotgun sequence genome:
- the LOC119555988 gene encoding B-cell CLL/lymphoma 7 protein family member A — protein MSRSVRAETRSRAKDDIKRVMQAVDKVRHWEKKWVTISDTTMKIYKWVPIASASEKKSKLEASPGSAAVRRPPTGSGVAPVSGSKSDKENSQKGTPTPPQITPSYQGLTAEDSNTCFSVVSDSQGADFVSSMPFSEDSNSQGSDGPVKRLKTSD, from the exons ATGTCGCGCAGCGTGCGGGCGGAAACCCGCAGCCGGGCCAAGGATGACATCAAGCGCGTGATGCAGGCGGTGGACAAGGTGCGCCACTGGGAGAAGAAGTGGGTGACCATCAGCGACACCACCATGAAGATCTACAAATGGGTGCCCATCGCCTCCGCCAGCGAGAAGAAGTCCAAGCTGGAGGCCTCGCCGGGATCGGCCGCTGTCCGGCGACCGCCCACCGGCTCAGGAGTGGCGCCCGTCAGCGGCAGCAAGAGCGACAAGGAGAACTCGCAGAAGGGCACGCCCACGCCGCCCCAGATCACGCCCAGCTACCAGGGACTCACCGCCGAGGACTCCAACACCT GTTTCTCCGTCGTGTCCGACAGCCAGGGCGCCGACTTCGTGTCGAGCATGCCCTTCTCCGAGGACTCGAACTCGCAGGGCAGCGATGGGCCCGTGAAGCGCCTGAAGACGAGCGACTAG